From a single Gemmatimonadales bacterium genomic region:
- a CDS encoding metallopeptidase family protein — MTLAEFEGLVASLAEQIPEEFLSGIAEIVVSPRTVTHPDRQEIYTLGECIALPTTTDAPEATHSRVVLYYGSFAALARDREDFNWQEEAWETLTHEIRHHVEWRAREPSLEWLDEAVEQNYARMAGEPFDPTFYRDGEAEGGGLFRLEDDYFMEVEREEAGGLFRFVWADRRYRVDLPSDLRPPAFLSVQGLEAPPPGEFVLVVVRPARLMDVIRTPVADQRDIWAELD, encoded by the coding sequence ATGACGCTGGCCGAGTTCGAGGGGCTGGTGGCCTCGCTTGCTGAGCAGATTCCGGAAGAGTTTCTGTCCGGGATCGCCGAGATCGTGGTGTCGCCTCGCACGGTGACGCACCCCGATCGCCAGGAGATCTACACCCTGGGCGAGTGCATTGCCCTGCCGACCACGACCGATGCCCCCGAGGCCACCCACAGCCGTGTGGTACTGTACTACGGTTCCTTTGCCGCCCTGGCCCGGGATCGGGAGGATTTCAACTGGCAGGAGGAGGCCTGGGAAACCCTGACCCACGAAATCCGCCACCATGTCGAGTGGCGGGCCCGGGAGCCCAGTCTCGAGTGGCTCGACGAGGCGGTGGAACAGAACTACGCCCGCATGGCCGGCGAGCCGTTCGACCCGACCTTCTATCGTGACGGCGAGGCCGAGGGCGGCGGGCTGTTCCGGCTCGAGGATGATTACTTTATGGAGGTCGAGCGGGAGGAAGCCGGGGGGCTGTTCCGCTTCGTCTGGGCCGACCGACGGTACCGGGTCGACCTGCCGTCCGATCTGCGCCCCCCGGCGTTTCTGTCGGTGCAGGGACTCGAGGCGCCACCCCCAGGGGAGTTCGTCCTCGTCGTGGTGCGTCCCGCCCGGCTGATGGATGTCATCCGGACGCCGGTGGCCGATCAGCGGGACATTTGGGCAGAGCTGGATTGA
- a CDS encoding glycine--tRNA ligase, translating into MDKLVSLCKRRGFVFQSSEVYGGLGSVWDYGPLGVELKRNVKDSWWRALVRSRDDIEGLDAAILMHPKVWEASGHVSGFTDPLVDCKQCRNRFRADDPRIKGTPGQPDGQCPACGTKGNLTEPRLFNLMFKTFMGPVEEQAAVVYLRPETAQGIYVNYLNVLNSSRQRIPFGIAQIGKAFRNEITPGNFIFRTREFEQMEMQFFVKPGTDDEWFERWRVLRMAWHCEIGLRSDKLRWHEHGPTELAHYARAAYDIEYEFPFGWHEIEGIHNRTDFDLRRHQEHSGKKLEYFEQKSGDRFLPYIVETSAGADRVTLALLADAYHEEEVDGDTRVVMRFHPVMAPIKAAVLPLVNKDRMPETATELYNDLRRNLPVFYDDSGAIGRRYRRMDEIGTPFSITVDGQTAEDGQVTVRHRDTMQQERIALAQVREYLHERL; encoded by the coding sequence ATGGACAAGCTGGTTTCCCTCTGCAAGCGCCGCGGATTCGTTTTTCAGTCGTCCGAGGTCTACGGTGGACTGGGCTCGGTCTGGGACTACGGCCCGCTCGGCGTCGAGCTCAAGCGGAACGTCAAGGACAGCTGGTGGCGAGCCTTGGTCCGGTCGCGCGACGACATCGAGGGTCTCGATGCCGCCATCCTGATGCACCCAAAGGTGTGGGAAGCGTCGGGGCATGTGTCTGGCTTCACGGACCCTCTGGTCGATTGCAAGCAGTGCCGCAACCGGTTCCGGGCCGATGATCCGCGGATCAAGGGGACCCCAGGACAGCCGGACGGGCAGTGCCCCGCCTGCGGCACCAAGGGCAACCTGACCGAGCCGCGGCTCTTCAACCTGATGTTCAAGACCTTCATGGGGCCGGTCGAGGAACAGGCGGCCGTGGTCTACCTCCGACCAGAAACGGCGCAGGGGATCTACGTCAATTACCTGAACGTCCTCAACAGCTCTCGGCAGCGGATTCCGTTCGGAATCGCCCAGATCGGCAAGGCGTTCCGCAACGAGATTACCCCGGGCAACTTCATCTTCCGGACTCGCGAGTTCGAGCAGATGGAAATGCAGTTCTTCGTGAAGCCGGGAACGGACGACGAGTGGTTCGAGCGCTGGCGAGTGCTTCGGATGGCGTGGCACTGCGAAATCGGGCTGCGGTCGGACAAGCTGCGCTGGCACGAGCACGGCCCCACGGAGCTGGCCCACTATGCTCGCGCCGCCTACGACATCGAGTATGAGTTTCCCTTCGGCTGGCACGAAATCGAGGGAATCCACAACCGGACCGACTTCGACTTGCGGCGCCACCAGGAGCACTCCGGCAAGAAGCTGGAATACTTCGAGCAGAAGAGCGGCGATCGCTTCCTCCCGTATATCGTCGAAACGTCGGCGGGCGCCGATCGGGTCACCCTGGCTCTCCTGGCTGATGCCTATCACGAGGAGGAAGTCGACGGCGACACCCGGGTGGTGATGCGATTCCATCCCGTGATGGCGCCGATCAAGGCGGCGGTACTGCCGCTCGTCAACAAGGACCGGATGCCGGAGACGGCCACCGAGCTGTACAACGATCTTCGCCGCAACTTGCCGGTGTTCTATGACGACAGCGGAGCGATCGGTCGTCGCTACCGGCGGATGGACGAGATCGGAACCCCGTTCAGCATCACGGTCGATGGCCAGACCGCCGAAGACGGGCAGGTGACCGTGCGACACCGTGACACCATGCAGCAGGAGCGGATCGCGCTGGCGCAGGTGCGCGAGTACCTGCACGAACGGCTCTAA
- a CDS encoding YncE family protein — protein MTRNFWTAGVMLAALATSGVTAQQQKYQVGIVSESGDIVTWFRPDGPKLIVDRVVPVGIKPADIDGPHGIAMAPDMKSYFVSVAHGVPFGTLWQFDAATDQFMGKALAEHFPTTISVTPDNEFAFVANSDFHGDRPRVNVISVVHVPSMTKIFDLPACDMPHGMRVNHAGTRAYATCMHSDEILEIDVNTFAIARRVRTGKGHTMAGAPAAGHPAGHAGHDASHATPPGAGVVVEPPAALMTRECAGTYISVSADDKTLYVACNNGNTVQVWDAETLQLRREVAVGAGAYNLEPSPDGSVLVVTNKKDQSFSIVDTKTWTETARVKTTKKIVHGVVFSPDGKYAYVSQESIGSDPGAIDVVDLATRKVVSTVPVPAQPTGLTIRLM, from the coding sequence ATGACGCGGAACTTCTGGACGGCAGGTGTGATGCTCGCGGCGCTTGCGACCAGCGGCGTGACGGCGCAGCAGCAGAAGTATCAGGTTGGCATCGTCAGCGAGTCGGGCGACATCGTGACCTGGTTCCGCCCGGACGGCCCCAAGCTGATCGTCGATCGGGTCGTGCCGGTCGGGATCAAGCCCGCCGATATCGACGGGCCGCACGGCATTGCGATGGCGCCCGACATGAAGTCGTACTTCGTGAGCGTGGCCCACGGGGTACCTTTCGGAACCCTCTGGCAGTTCGACGCGGCAACCGATCAGTTCATGGGCAAGGCGCTTGCCGAGCATTTCCCGACTACCATTTCGGTGACGCCCGACAACGAATTCGCCTTCGTGGCCAATTCCGATTTCCACGGCGACCGACCGCGGGTCAATGTCATATCCGTGGTACACGTGCCGAGCATGACCAAGATCTTCGATCTGCCTGCCTGCGACATGCCGCATGGAATGCGCGTCAATCATGCCGGCACGCGGGCCTATGCGACCTGCATGCACAGCGATGAGATCCTGGAAATCGATGTCAATACGTTTGCGATTGCCCGCCGGGTTCGGACGGGCAAGGGCCATACCATGGCTGGTGCGCCGGCGGCGGGGCACCCCGCCGGTCACGCCGGACACGATGCGTCTCATGCCACGCCGCCCGGCGCCGGTGTCGTGGTCGAGCCGCCTGCTGCGCTGATGACCCGGGAATGCGCCGGGACCTATATTTCCGTCTCGGCAGACGACAAGACGCTCTATGTCGCCTGCAACAACGGCAACACCGTCCAGGTCTGGGACGCGGAAACGCTGCAGCTGCGGCGAGAGGTCGCGGTCGGGGCGGGAGCGTACAACCTGGAGCCGTCGCCGGACGGCTCGGTCCTGGTCGTGACGAACAAGAAGGATCAGAGCTTCAGTATCGTCGACACCAAGACTTGGACCGAAACCGCCCGGGTCAAGACGACCAAGAAGATCGTCCACGGCGTCGTGTTTTCACCGGACGGGAAGTACGCCTACGTGTCGCAGGAGTCGATCGGGTCCGACCCGGGCGCCATCGATGTCGTCGACCTCGCCACCCGCAAAGTCGTCAGCACTGTGCCGGTTCCTGCGCAGCCAACCGGCCTCACCATCAGACTGATGTAA